The proteins below are encoded in one region of Halichoerus grypus chromosome X, mHalGry1.hap1.1, whole genome shotgun sequence:
- the LOC118554888 gene encoding spindlin-2 has product MKTPNAQEAEGQQTRAAVGRATGSANMTKKKASQKKQRGRPSSQSRRNIVGCRISHGWKEGDEPITQWKGTVLDQVPINPSLYLVKYDGIDCVYGLELHRDERVLSLKILSDRVASSQVSDANLANTIIGKAVEHMFEGEHGSKDEWRGMVLAQAPIMKAWFYITYEKDPVLYMYQLLDDYKEGDLRIMPESSESPPAEREPGGVVDGLIGKHVEYTKEDGSKRIGMVIHQVEAKPSVYFIKFDDDFHIYVYDLVKKS; this is encoded by the coding sequence ATGAAGACCCCCAACGCACAGGAGGCTGAAGGGCAACAAACCAGGGCAGCTGTGGGCCGGGCCACTGGGTCGGCAAACATGACGAAGAAAAAAGCCTCCCAAAAGAAGCAGAGGGGTAGACCTTCGTCCCAGTCCCGCAGGAACATCGTGGGCTGCAGAATTTCgcatggatggaaggaaggtgaTGAGCCCATCACCCAGTGGAAAGGAACCGTTCTGGATCAGGTGCCTATAAATCCCTCTCTTTATCTGGTCAAATATGATGGAATTGACTGTGTCTATGGACTGGAACTTCACAGAGATGAAAGAGTTTTgtctcttaaaattctttccGACAGGGTGGCATCATCTCAAGTGAGTGATGCAAACCTTGCAAACACCATAATTGGTAAAGCTGTGGAACATATGTTTGAGGGTGAGCATGGTTCTAAGGATGAATGGAGGGGAATGGTCTTAGCCCAAGCACCTATCATGAAAGCCTGGTTTTATATTACCTATGAGAAAGATCCTGTCTTGTACATGTACCAGCTTCTAGATGATTATAAAGAAGGAGACCTCCGTATCATGCCAGAGTCCAGTGAGTCTCCTCCAGCAGAGAGGGAGCCAGGAGGAGTTGTAGATGGCCTGATAGGTAAACATGTGGAATATACCAAAGAAGATGGCTCCAAACGGATTGGCATGGTCATTCACCAAGTGGAAGCCAAACCCTCTGTGTATTTCATCAAGTTTGATGATGATTTCCATATCTATGTCTATGATTTGGTGAAAAAGTCCTAA
- the LOC118554886 gene encoding spindlin-2 codes for MKTPNAQEAEGQQTRAAVGRATGSANMTKKKASQKKQRGRPSSQSRRNIVGCRISHGWKEGDEPITQWKGTVLDQVPINPSLYLVKYDGIDCVYGLELHRDERVLSLKILSDRVASSQVSDANLANTIIGKAVEHMFEGEHGSKDEWRGMVLAQAPIMKAWFYITYEKDPVLYMYQLLDDYKEGDLRIMPESSESPPAEREPGGVVDGLIGKHVEYTKEDGSKRIGMVIHQVEAKPSVYFIKFDDDFHIYVYDLVKKS; via the coding sequence ATGAAGACCCCCAACGCACAGGAGGCTGAAGGGCAACAAACCAGGGCAGCTGTGGGCCGGGCCACTGGGTCGGCAAACATGACGAAGAAAAAAGCCTCCCAAAAGAAGCAGAGGGGTAGACCTTCATCCCAGTCCCGCAGGAACATCGTGGGCTGCAGAATTTCgcatggatggaaggaaggtgaTGAGCCCATCACCCAGTGGAAAGGAACCGTTCTGGATCAGGTGCCTATAAATCCCTCTCTTTATCTGGTCAAATATGATGGAATTGACTGTGTCTATGGACTGGAACTTCACAGAGATGAAAGAGTTTTgtctcttaaaattctttccGACAGGGTGGCATCATCTCAAGTGAGTGATGCAAACCTTGCAAACACCATAATTGGTAAAGCTGTGGAACATATGTTTGAGGGTGAGCATGGTTCTAAGGATGAATGGAGGGGAATGGTCTTAGCCCAAGCACCTATCATGAAAGCCTGGTTTTATATTACCTATGAGAAAGATCCTGTCTTGTACATGTACCAGCTTCTAGATGATTATAAAGAAGGAGACCTCCGTATCATGCCAGAGTCCAGTGAGTCTCCTCCAGCAGAGAGGGAGCCAGGAGGAGTTGTAGATGGCCTGATAGGTAAACATGTGGAATATACCAAAGAAGATGGCTCCAAACGGATTGGCATGGTCATTCACCAAGTGGAAGCCAAACCCTCTGTGTATTTCATCAAGTTTGATGATGATTTCCATATCTATGTCTATGATTTGGTGAAAAAGTCCTAA